The Engystomops pustulosus chromosome 1, aEngPut4.maternal, whole genome shotgun sequence genome has a window encoding:
- the RBM47 gene encoding RNA-binding protein 47 isoform X1, with the protein MHFYRFQQVLHDFGIMTAEDSIAMMSNDSTNMSTSKITEGVVGAPNEAALIALMERTGYTMVQENGQRKYGGPPPGWEGLHPPRGCEVFVGKIPRDVYEDELVPVFESVGRIYEMRLMMDFDGKNRGYAFVMYTQKHEAKRAVRELNNYEIRPGRLLGVCCSVDNCRLFIGGIPKMKKREEILEEISKVTEGVLDVIVYASAADKMKNRGFAFVEYESHRAAAMARRKLMPGRIQLWGHQIAVDWAEPEIDVDEDVMETVKILYVRNLMIETSEEAIKKIFGQYNPGCVERVKKIRDYAFVHFTSRDDAVQAMRNLNGTELEGSCIEVTLAKPVDKEQYTRYQKAAKGGAPATTTTTEVTQPNYVYSCDPYTLAYYGYPYNALIGPNRDYFVKAGSIRGRGRGAAGNRAPGPRGTYLGGYSAGRGIYSRYHEGKGKQQEKGFELVPNLELPAVNPVALKPGTVAIPTIGTQYSVFQAASAAKLMEEGKIHGMEHMINPITVQADPASAAAAAAAAAVLPSVSTPPPFQGRPITPVYTMAPNVQRIPAAGIYGASYVPIAAPTTATLATLQKNAAAAAAVYGGYAGYIPQAFPAAAIQVPLHDIYQTY; encoded by the exons ATGCATTTCTATAG GTTTCAGCAAGTACTGCATGACTTTGGCATAATGACAGCAGAGGATTCGATTGCCATGATGAGTAACGATTCTACTAATATGTCAACATCAAAGATCACAGAGGGAGTTGTCGGTGCCCCCAACGAAGCCGCTCTTATTGCACTCATGGAACGGACCGGGTATACAATGGTTCAAGAGAATGGACAGAGGAAATATGGAGGTCCACCACCAGGCTGGGAAGGTCTCCATCCCCCACGTGGATGTGAAGTGTTTGTGGGAAAAATACCCCGTGATGTGTATGAGGATGAACTTGTTCCAGTCTTTGAAAGCGTAGGTAGAATATATGAAATGCGTCTCATGATGGACTTTGATGGGAAGAACAGAGGATATGCCTTTGTCATGTATACCCAAAAGCATGAGGCCAAGAGAGCAGTCAGAGAACTTAACAACTATGAAATTAGGCCTGGAAGACTTTTAGGTGTTTGCTGTAGTGTAGATAACTGTCGACTTTTTATTGGTGGCATTCCGAAGATGAAGAAGAGGGAGGAGATTTTGGAAGAAATATCTAAAGTCACAGAAGGGGTCTTAGATGTCATCGTCTATGCTAGTGCTGCTGATAAGATGAAAAATCGAGGCTTCGCCTTTGTAGAATATGAAAGTCACAGAGCCGCTGCTATGGCACGAAGGAAACTCATGCCTGGAAGAATCCAGCTTTGGGGCCACCAGATCGCTGTTGACTGGGCAGAACCAGAGATTGATGTTGACGAAGATGTGATGGAGACAGTAAAAATTCTTTACGTAAGGAACCTGATGATTGAGACATCCGAGGAGGCAATTAAAAAGATTTTTGGCCAGTACAATCCAGGTTGTGTTGAGCGCGTCAAGAAAATTCGTGATTATGCATTTGTGCATTTCACCAGTCGAGATGATGCAGTCCAGGCCATGAGAAACCTCAATGGGACAGAACTGGAAGGCTCTTGTATAGAGGTTACTTTGGCCAAACCTGTTGATAAGGAACAGTACACACGTTACCAGAAAGCTGCTAAAGGAGGAGCACCGGCCACAACTACCACCACTGAAGTCACTCAGCCTAATTATGTTTACTCTTGTGACCCCTACACACTAGCTTATTACGGATACCCATATAATGCTTTAATTGGTCCAAACCGTGACTACTTTGTGAAAG CAGGCAGCATAAGAGGCAGAGGGCGAGGTGCAGCTGGCAACAGAGCCCCTGGTCCCAGGGGCACCTACCTGGGGGGATATTCGGCTGGCCGTGGCATTTATAGCAGATATCATGAAGGGAAGGGTAAACAGCAAGAAAAAGGCTTTGAACTTGTACCCAACCTGGAGTTACCAGCGGTCAATCCAGTTGCTCTTAAACCCGGTACAG tgGCCATTCCAACCATCGGCACCCAGTACTCCGTATTCCAGGCTGCATCGGCTGCCAAGCTTATGGAAGAAGGAAAAATCCATGGGATGGAGCACATGATCAACCCAATCACAGTACAAGCCGATCCCGCCAGTGCTGcggctgctgcagctgctgctgcGGTTCTTCCATCCGTGTCCACTCCTCCACCATTTCAG GGCCGTCCAATAACTCCAGTGTATACCATGGCTCCAAACGTTCAAAGGATTCCTGCCGCAGGCATTTATGGTGCAAGCTATGTCCCCATTGCAGCTCCGACCACAGCCACGTTAGCCACACTACAGAAGAACGCTGCCGCCGCCGCAGCAGTCTACGGAGGATATGCTGGTTATATACCTCAAGCTTTTCCTGCTGCAGCCATCCAAGTTCCATTACATGACATCTACCAAACCTACTAA
- the RBM47 gene encoding RNA-binding protein 47 isoform X4 yields the protein MHFYRFQQVLHDFGIMTAEDSIAMMSNDSTNMSTSKITEGVVGAPNEAALIALMERTGYTMVQENGQRKYGGPPPGWEGLHPPRGCEVFVGKIPRDVYEDELVPVFESVGRIYEMRLMMDFDGKNRGYAFVMYTQKHEAKRAVRELNNYEIRPGRLLGVCCSVDNCRLFIGGIPKMKKREEILEEISKVTEGVLDVIVYASAADKMKNRGFAFVEYESHRAAAMARRKLMPGRIQLWGHQIAVDWAEPEIDVDEDVMETVKILYVRNLMIETSEEAIKKIFGQYNPGCVERVKKIRDYAFVHFTSRDDAVQAMRNLNGTELEGSCIEVTLAKPVDKEQYTRYQKAAKGGAPATTTTTEVTQPNYVYSCDPYTLAYYGYPYNALIGPNRDYFVKVAIPTIGTQYSVFQAASAAKLMEEGKIHGMEHMINPITVQADPASAAAAAAAAAVLPSVSTPPPFQGRPITPVYTMAPNVQRIPAAGIYGASYVPIAAPTTATLATLQKNAAAAAAVYGGYAGYIPQAFPAAAIQVPLHDIYQTY from the exons ATGCATTTCTATAG GTTTCAGCAAGTACTGCATGACTTTGGCATAATGACAGCAGAGGATTCGATTGCCATGATGAGTAACGATTCTACTAATATGTCAACATCAAAGATCACAGAGGGAGTTGTCGGTGCCCCCAACGAAGCCGCTCTTATTGCACTCATGGAACGGACCGGGTATACAATGGTTCAAGAGAATGGACAGAGGAAATATGGAGGTCCACCACCAGGCTGGGAAGGTCTCCATCCCCCACGTGGATGTGAAGTGTTTGTGGGAAAAATACCCCGTGATGTGTATGAGGATGAACTTGTTCCAGTCTTTGAAAGCGTAGGTAGAATATATGAAATGCGTCTCATGATGGACTTTGATGGGAAGAACAGAGGATATGCCTTTGTCATGTATACCCAAAAGCATGAGGCCAAGAGAGCAGTCAGAGAACTTAACAACTATGAAATTAGGCCTGGAAGACTTTTAGGTGTTTGCTGTAGTGTAGATAACTGTCGACTTTTTATTGGTGGCATTCCGAAGATGAAGAAGAGGGAGGAGATTTTGGAAGAAATATCTAAAGTCACAGAAGGGGTCTTAGATGTCATCGTCTATGCTAGTGCTGCTGATAAGATGAAAAATCGAGGCTTCGCCTTTGTAGAATATGAAAGTCACAGAGCCGCTGCTATGGCACGAAGGAAACTCATGCCTGGAAGAATCCAGCTTTGGGGCCACCAGATCGCTGTTGACTGGGCAGAACCAGAGATTGATGTTGACGAAGATGTGATGGAGACAGTAAAAATTCTTTACGTAAGGAACCTGATGATTGAGACATCCGAGGAGGCAATTAAAAAGATTTTTGGCCAGTACAATCCAGGTTGTGTTGAGCGCGTCAAGAAAATTCGTGATTATGCATTTGTGCATTTCACCAGTCGAGATGATGCAGTCCAGGCCATGAGAAACCTCAATGGGACAGAACTGGAAGGCTCTTGTATAGAGGTTACTTTGGCCAAACCTGTTGATAAGGAACAGTACACACGTTACCAGAAAGCTGCTAAAGGAGGAGCACCGGCCACAACTACCACCACTGAAGTCACTCAGCCTAATTATGTTTACTCTTGTGACCCCTACACACTAGCTTATTACGGATACCCATATAATGCTTTAATTGGTCCAAACCGTGACTACTTTGTGAAAG tgGCCATTCCAACCATCGGCACCCAGTACTCCGTATTCCAGGCTGCATCGGCTGCCAAGCTTATGGAAGAAGGAAAAATCCATGGGATGGAGCACATGATCAACCCAATCACAGTACAAGCCGATCCCGCCAGTGCTGcggctgctgcagctgctgctgcGGTTCTTCCATCCGTGTCCACTCCTCCACCATTTCAG GGCCGTCCAATAACTCCAGTGTATACCATGGCTCCAAACGTTCAAAGGATTCCTGCCGCAGGCATTTATGGTGCAAGCTATGTCCCCATTGCAGCTCCGACCACAGCCACGTTAGCCACACTACAGAAGAACGCTGCCGCCGCCGCAGCAGTCTACGGAGGATATGCTGGTTATATACCTCAAGCTTTTCCTGCTGCAGCCATCCAAGTTCCATTACATGACATCTACCAAACCTACTAA
- the RBM47 gene encoding RNA-binding protein 47 isoform X2, giving the protein MHFYRFQQVLHDFGIMTAEDSIAMMSNDSTNMSTSKITEGVVGAPNEAALIALMERTGYTMVQENGQRKYGGPPPGWEGLHPPRGCEVFVGKIPRDVYEDELVPVFESVGRIYEMRLMMDFDGKNRGYAFVMYTQKHEAKRAVRELNNYEIRPGRLLGVCCSVDNCRLFIGGIPKMKKREEILEEISKVTEGVLDVIVYASAADKMKNRGFAFVEYESHRAAAMARRKLMPGRIQLWGHQIAVDWAEPEIDVDEDVMETVKILYVRNLMIETSEEAIKKIFGQYNPGCVERVKKIRDYAFVHFTSRDDAVQAMRNLNGTELEGSCIEVTLAKPVDKEQYTRYQKAAKGGAPATTTTTEVTQPNYVYSCDPYTLAYYGYPYNALIGPNRDYFVKGSIRGRGRGAAGNRAPGPRGTYLGGYSAGRGIYSRYHEGKGKQQEKGFELVPNLELPAVNPVALKPGTVAIPTIGTQYSVFQAASAAKLMEEGKIHGMEHMINPITVQADPASAAAAAAAAAVLPSVSTPPPFQGRPITPVYTMAPNVQRIPAAGIYGASYVPIAAPTTATLATLQKNAAAAAAVYGGYAGYIPQAFPAAAIQVPLHDIYQTY; this is encoded by the exons ATGCATTTCTATAG GTTTCAGCAAGTACTGCATGACTTTGGCATAATGACAGCAGAGGATTCGATTGCCATGATGAGTAACGATTCTACTAATATGTCAACATCAAAGATCACAGAGGGAGTTGTCGGTGCCCCCAACGAAGCCGCTCTTATTGCACTCATGGAACGGACCGGGTATACAATGGTTCAAGAGAATGGACAGAGGAAATATGGAGGTCCACCACCAGGCTGGGAAGGTCTCCATCCCCCACGTGGATGTGAAGTGTTTGTGGGAAAAATACCCCGTGATGTGTATGAGGATGAACTTGTTCCAGTCTTTGAAAGCGTAGGTAGAATATATGAAATGCGTCTCATGATGGACTTTGATGGGAAGAACAGAGGATATGCCTTTGTCATGTATACCCAAAAGCATGAGGCCAAGAGAGCAGTCAGAGAACTTAACAACTATGAAATTAGGCCTGGAAGACTTTTAGGTGTTTGCTGTAGTGTAGATAACTGTCGACTTTTTATTGGTGGCATTCCGAAGATGAAGAAGAGGGAGGAGATTTTGGAAGAAATATCTAAAGTCACAGAAGGGGTCTTAGATGTCATCGTCTATGCTAGTGCTGCTGATAAGATGAAAAATCGAGGCTTCGCCTTTGTAGAATATGAAAGTCACAGAGCCGCTGCTATGGCACGAAGGAAACTCATGCCTGGAAGAATCCAGCTTTGGGGCCACCAGATCGCTGTTGACTGGGCAGAACCAGAGATTGATGTTGACGAAGATGTGATGGAGACAGTAAAAATTCTTTACGTAAGGAACCTGATGATTGAGACATCCGAGGAGGCAATTAAAAAGATTTTTGGCCAGTACAATCCAGGTTGTGTTGAGCGCGTCAAGAAAATTCGTGATTATGCATTTGTGCATTTCACCAGTCGAGATGATGCAGTCCAGGCCATGAGAAACCTCAATGGGACAGAACTGGAAGGCTCTTGTATAGAGGTTACTTTGGCCAAACCTGTTGATAAGGAACAGTACACACGTTACCAGAAAGCTGCTAAAGGAGGAGCACCGGCCACAACTACCACCACTGAAGTCACTCAGCCTAATTATGTTTACTCTTGTGACCCCTACACACTAGCTTATTACGGATACCCATATAATGCTTTAATTGGTCCAAACCGTGACTACTTTGTGAAAG GCAGCATAAGAGGCAGAGGGCGAGGTGCAGCTGGCAACAGAGCCCCTGGTCCCAGGGGCACCTACCTGGGGGGATATTCGGCTGGCCGTGGCATTTATAGCAGATATCATGAAGGGAAGGGTAAACAGCAAGAAAAAGGCTTTGAACTTGTACCCAACCTGGAGTTACCAGCGGTCAATCCAGTTGCTCTTAAACCCGGTACAG tgGCCATTCCAACCATCGGCACCCAGTACTCCGTATTCCAGGCTGCATCGGCTGCCAAGCTTATGGAAGAAGGAAAAATCCATGGGATGGAGCACATGATCAACCCAATCACAGTACAAGCCGATCCCGCCAGTGCTGcggctgctgcagctgctgctgcGGTTCTTCCATCCGTGTCCACTCCTCCACCATTTCAG GGCCGTCCAATAACTCCAGTGTATACCATGGCTCCAAACGTTCAAAGGATTCCTGCCGCAGGCATTTATGGTGCAAGCTATGTCCCCATTGCAGCTCCGACCACAGCCACGTTAGCCACACTACAGAAGAACGCTGCCGCCGCCGCAGCAGTCTACGGAGGATATGCTGGTTATATACCTCAAGCTTTTCCTGCTGCAGCCATCCAAGTTCCATTACATGACATCTACCAAACCTACTAA
- the RBM47 gene encoding RNA-binding protein 47 isoform X3, producing MTAEDSIAMMSNDSTNMSTSKITEGVVGAPNEAALIALMERTGYTMVQENGQRKYGGPPPGWEGLHPPRGCEVFVGKIPRDVYEDELVPVFESVGRIYEMRLMMDFDGKNRGYAFVMYTQKHEAKRAVRELNNYEIRPGRLLGVCCSVDNCRLFIGGIPKMKKREEILEEISKVTEGVLDVIVYASAADKMKNRGFAFVEYESHRAAAMARRKLMPGRIQLWGHQIAVDWAEPEIDVDEDVMETVKILYVRNLMIETSEEAIKKIFGQYNPGCVERVKKIRDYAFVHFTSRDDAVQAMRNLNGTELEGSCIEVTLAKPVDKEQYTRYQKAAKGGAPATTTTTEVTQPNYVYSCDPYTLAYYGYPYNALIGPNRDYFVKAGSIRGRGRGAAGNRAPGPRGTYLGGYSAGRGIYSRYHEGKGKQQEKGFELVPNLELPAVNPVALKPGTVAIPTIGTQYSVFQAASAAKLMEEGKIHGMEHMINPITVQADPASAAAAAAAAAVLPSVSTPPPFQGRPITPVYTMAPNVQRIPAAGIYGASYVPIAAPTTATLATLQKNAAAAAAVYGGYAGYIPQAFPAAAIQVPLHDIYQTY from the exons ATGACAGCAGAGGATTCGATTGCCATGATGAGTAACGATTCTACTAATATGTCAACATCAAAGATCACAGAGGGAGTTGTCGGTGCCCCCAACGAAGCCGCTCTTATTGCACTCATGGAACGGACCGGGTATACAATGGTTCAAGAGAATGGACAGAGGAAATATGGAGGTCCACCACCAGGCTGGGAAGGTCTCCATCCCCCACGTGGATGTGAAGTGTTTGTGGGAAAAATACCCCGTGATGTGTATGAGGATGAACTTGTTCCAGTCTTTGAAAGCGTAGGTAGAATATATGAAATGCGTCTCATGATGGACTTTGATGGGAAGAACAGAGGATATGCCTTTGTCATGTATACCCAAAAGCATGAGGCCAAGAGAGCAGTCAGAGAACTTAACAACTATGAAATTAGGCCTGGAAGACTTTTAGGTGTTTGCTGTAGTGTAGATAACTGTCGACTTTTTATTGGTGGCATTCCGAAGATGAAGAAGAGGGAGGAGATTTTGGAAGAAATATCTAAAGTCACAGAAGGGGTCTTAGATGTCATCGTCTATGCTAGTGCTGCTGATAAGATGAAAAATCGAGGCTTCGCCTTTGTAGAATATGAAAGTCACAGAGCCGCTGCTATGGCACGAAGGAAACTCATGCCTGGAAGAATCCAGCTTTGGGGCCACCAGATCGCTGTTGACTGGGCAGAACCAGAGATTGATGTTGACGAAGATGTGATGGAGACAGTAAAAATTCTTTACGTAAGGAACCTGATGATTGAGACATCCGAGGAGGCAATTAAAAAGATTTTTGGCCAGTACAATCCAGGTTGTGTTGAGCGCGTCAAGAAAATTCGTGATTATGCATTTGTGCATTTCACCAGTCGAGATGATGCAGTCCAGGCCATGAGAAACCTCAATGGGACAGAACTGGAAGGCTCTTGTATAGAGGTTACTTTGGCCAAACCTGTTGATAAGGAACAGTACACACGTTACCAGAAAGCTGCTAAAGGAGGAGCACCGGCCACAACTACCACCACTGAAGTCACTCAGCCTAATTATGTTTACTCTTGTGACCCCTACACACTAGCTTATTACGGATACCCATATAATGCTTTAATTGGTCCAAACCGTGACTACTTTGTGAAAG CAGGCAGCATAAGAGGCAGAGGGCGAGGTGCAGCTGGCAACAGAGCCCCTGGTCCCAGGGGCACCTACCTGGGGGGATATTCGGCTGGCCGTGGCATTTATAGCAGATATCATGAAGGGAAGGGTAAACAGCAAGAAAAAGGCTTTGAACTTGTACCCAACCTGGAGTTACCAGCGGTCAATCCAGTTGCTCTTAAACCCGGTACAG tgGCCATTCCAACCATCGGCACCCAGTACTCCGTATTCCAGGCTGCATCGGCTGCCAAGCTTATGGAAGAAGGAAAAATCCATGGGATGGAGCACATGATCAACCCAATCACAGTACAAGCCGATCCCGCCAGTGCTGcggctgctgcagctgctgctgcGGTTCTTCCATCCGTGTCCACTCCTCCACCATTTCAG GGCCGTCCAATAACTCCAGTGTATACCATGGCTCCAAACGTTCAAAGGATTCCTGCCGCAGGCATTTATGGTGCAAGCTATGTCCCCATTGCAGCTCCGACCACAGCCACGTTAGCCACACTACAGAAGAACGCTGCCGCCGCCGCAGCAGTCTACGGAGGATATGCTGGTTATATACCTCAAGCTTTTCCTGCTGCAGCCATCCAAGTTCCATTACATGACATCTACCAAACCTACTAA